CCTGCCCAGCCGCAGCTTTGTGTGGGCATGGGACTCTCCCACATGTCCATCCAGGCGATGAGGATTCTTCTTCCTTTGTTGTCAATTGTTGTTTGAGGGGCATAAAAATCAAAGCCATAATCCAAGAGCTGAAAAGGGCCGTGGGAAAGTTGGCCTGTTTCATAGTTTAACGTGCCGATGACATAACCCGATTGATGCAGATTATGGTAATAGATGCCTTCCGGTTTCATGCCTTGGGGGGACATGACCAGCACATCTTGGCCGTCTAAGTGGAAGAAATCGGGACACTCCCACATGAAACCGAAATTTCCTTCCCCTTTGGCCATGACATTGACAAATTCCCAGTTGATCAAATCAGGAGAACGGAACAACAGGGCCTGGCCTTGGTTGGTTTTGGTTTTGGAGCCGATCACAGCATAGTACTGCCCTTCATGCTCCCAGACCTTTGGATCTCTGAAATGGTGGGGGTGTATGTCTCCTTCCGGTGCAGCAGCAATCACCGGGTTCTCTGCCAGTTTGGTAAACCGCACCCCATTGTCACTCACGGCCAAAGCCTGGGTTTGCTGCAGATCCTTATCATGATCAGGGCCTGTCCACACATTACCGGTATACATAATGTACAGTTTGCCGTCTTTTTCAATGGCACTGCCGGAAAAACAGCCATTCTTGTCATAGGCTTCGCCCGGCGCCAGGGCGATGGGAAGGTGCTCCCAAAACACCAAATCCTTACTCTTCACATGTCCCCAGTACATGGGGCCCCATTCGGGGGAAAAGGGATGGTGCTGATAAAACAGATGATACTCCCCTTTGAAGAAACAAAACCCATTGGGGTCATTCATCCAATTGGCCGGAGGGGACACATGATATACAGGACGCCAGGGGTGGCCGCTGATCTTCTTATTCATTTCCTCCACGAATTGTTGAGCTGTTTCAAGGTTATTGTCCATGTGATTGACTGTCTTTTTCATTTCTCTCCACCTTTGCTCTATTTTCTAGTTGTGCCGTGTTGTATCCAATTATTTAATAGACCCTTCCAATACCCCTTTAATAATCTGTTTTTGCATCAGCAAATAGAAAATGATGACCGGAATAATGGCTAACACCAGGGCTGCCATGGCGGCGCCGTATTCAGAGGTGTAATGGCCGAAGAAGTAGAACGTGGACAGGGGTATGGTCCGGTTGCTCTCATCAATGAGCACCAGCGAAGGCAACAGGAAGTCATTCCAAATCCATAACACATCCAGGATGGCGATGGTGATGGTGATGGGTTTTAACAGCGGAAAAACCACATACCAGAACACCTGCAGCAGGGATGCCCCATCAATGTAGGCGGCTTCTTCCAGTTCCTTGGGTATGTTTTTAATAAAACCGTGATACATAAAAGTGGCCAGACTAACCCCGAACCCTAAGTAACAAAAGATGAGGGTCCATTTGCTGTTTAACAGCCCCAGGTTTCCATATACCGAAACAAAAGGAATCATGAGGGCCTGGAA
This window of the Caldalkalibacillus thermarum genome carries:
- a CDS encoding glycoside hydrolase family 32 protein — translated: MKKTVNHMDNNLETAQQFVEEMNKKISGHPWRPVYHVSPPANWMNDPNGFCFFKGEYHLFYQHHPFSPEWGPMYWGHVKSKDLVFWEHLPIALAPGEAYDKNGCFSGSAIEKDGKLYIMYTGNVWTGPDHDKDLQQTQALAVSDNGVRFTKLAENPVIAAAPEGDIHPHHFRDPKVWEHEGQYYAVIGSKTKTNQGQALLFRSPDLINWEFVNVMAKGEGNFGFMWECPDFFHLDGQDVLVMSPQGMKPEGIYYHNLHQSGYVIGTLNYETGQLSHGPFQLLDYGFDFYAPQTTIDNKGRRILIAWMDMWESPMPTQSCGWAGAMTLPRLLRIKNGQIVSTPVPELERLRENEVYYTQVMVEGELALEGISGDHVELELVIDAQAASRFGLKLRVNEERGEETVLTYTRDDSLVSLDRNRSGQGPGGIRQAEVPLENNQLHLRCFIDKSSVEIFINGGTTVMTARVYPSEGATGIRFFADQPIQIINLKKWDLKHAIININ